One Chaetodon trifascialis isolate fChaTrf1 chromosome 13, fChaTrf1.hap1, whole genome shotgun sequence DNA segment encodes these proteins:
- the gdf10b gene encoding growth/differentiation factor 10b, whose protein sequence is MDLAMFHYVFLVIVLLQAVAAHVEPPTDVILDCHNLHNVVKWNYDQLLPALKFRVDIGAMTRPPSVLLVDSPNLQADVSFLSDPSDDYYLTVTAVIGLNESDPAPQDGIHFSYFMDSPAHQKCAVDFPPVNVTAQQDGSVLFSFMHPWLLYHQPTSRKQPAIRRKKKSHNAAASKWLPEFKYDIVVTNQRELHQRFICEDSVCEGMLTVDPAQEKPCLKVRGEIQKILVQGTQQYCAQPEGTPPHEPNDYTYVYIIVVVVLALIAVVIILFMLYKKKTKPTTSFPGSMTFTGRLKQTFGVVQQSVLVPEVEPVSPTPLLSTPSEKEDKEFTPAVTSSTEPDLRLRIGVPAEEEGVCDVMEVSNGEGPVYIEGSLDQDEPEVDVPSDYEKRPVFVELAPNEQTEGYRG, encoded by the exons TGGAGCCGCCGACCGACGTGATCCTCGACTGCCATAATCTGCACAACGTCGTGAAGTGGAATTACGACCAGTTGTTGCCAGCTCTTAAATTCAGAGTCGATATAGGCGCGATGACACG CCCTCCAAGTGTGCTTTTGGTGGACTCACCAAACCTACAAGCTgatgtttcctttctgtctgaCCCGAGCGATGACTACTATCTAACTGTAACTGCTGTGATTGGACTCAATGAGTCTGATCCCGCTCCTCAGGATGGAATCCATTTCAGCTACTTCATGGACTCGCCAGCGCATCAGAAAT GTGCTGTGGATTTCCCACCAGTTAACGTAACTGCCCAGCAGGACGGCAGCGTCCTGTTCAGCTTCATGCATCCCTGGCTGCTGTACCACCAGCCGACGTCTCGCAAGCAACCCGCAATTCGTCGAAAGAAGAAAAGCCACAATGCAGCGGCGAGCAAGTGGCTACCTGAATTTAAGTACGACATCGTGGTCACCAACCAG AGGGAGCTACACCAGAGGTTCATCTGTGAGGACAGTGTGTGCGAGGGGATGCTCACAGTGGATCCTGCTCAGGAGAAACCCTGTCTGAAGGTCCGAGGCGAGATACAGAAAATCTTAGTTCAAGGCACACAGCAGTACTGCGCCCAGCCGGAAGGAACACCTCCACATGAGCCAAACG ATTACACCTACGTCTACATCATCGTGGTCGTCGTCTTGGCCTTGATTGCAGTAGTTATTATCCTCTTCATGTTGTACAAGAAAAAGACCAAACCCACAACTTCTTTCCCAGGCTCTATG ACGTTCACCGGTCGACTGAAGCAGACTTTCGGAGTGGTTCAGCAGTCGGTCTTAGTGCCAGAAGTGGAGCCCGTCTCACCCACGCCTCTACTGTCAACGCCATCagagaaagaagacaaagaattCACACCTGCCGTCACTTCCTCGACTGAGCCTGACCTCCGGCTGCGCATCGGGGTGCCAGCTgaggaggaaggtgtgtgtgatgtcatggAGGTAAGTAATGGCGAAGGACCCGTGTACATAGAGGGCAGCTTGGATCAAGATGAGCCTGAAGTCGATGTCCCCTCTGATTATGAAAAACGCCCGGTGTTCGTGGAGTTAGCCCCAAATGAGCAGACCGAGGGTTACCGCGGCTGA
- the il22ra2 gene encoding interleukin-22 receptor subunit alpha-2: protein MTRLLLGAVLLGHLAVTLQVLVTLAPPAQVRFDSVDYKNILRWTPSTNSTSLQYYVQWKIYGEPQWLDVDGCQGTQRLQCDLSGVTSEPREWYYARVHASSLPSSKSAWALSPRFSPRWDTKISPPVLRLNVTEQGIVVRVKPPKPHLRKMHSSLQYKIYLIHTSGEEEVFEMNCCSHKLTLKELNHEAKYCLQAQTVIPQQAKSSARGPAKCVSTL from the exons ATGACCCGTCTGCTGCTCGGAGCCGTGCTGCTGGGACACCTGGCTGTCACGCTGCAAG TTCTGGTGACGCTCGCTCCACCTGCCCAGGTGAGGTTTGACTCTGTGGACTATAAAAACATCCTGCGCTGGACTCCGTCCACCAACAGCACCTCCCTGCAGTACTACGTCCAGTGGAAGAT TTATGGGGAGCCTCAGTGGTTGGACGTGGACGGCTGTCAGGGGACCCAGAGGCTCCAGTGTGACCTGAGCGGCGTGACCTCTGAGCCCAGAGAGTGGTACTACGCCAGAGTGCACGCTTCCTCCCTGCCCTCCAGCAAATCAGCCTGGGCTCTCTCCCCAAGATTCAGCCCACGCTGGGACA CCAAAATCAGCCCTCCTGTGCTGAGGCTGAACGTCACCGAGCAAGGGATTGTGGTCCGCGTGAAGCCCCCGAAACCGCACCTCCGGAAGATGCACAGCAGTCTGCAATACAAGATCTACCTCATACACACCAGCGGAGAGGAG GAGGTGTTTGAGATGAACTGCTGTTCTCACAAGCTGACTCTCAAAGAGCTGAACCATGAGGCCAAATACTGCCTCCAGGCCCAGACCGTGATCCCCCAGCAGGCCAAGAGCAGCGCTCGAGGCCCGGCGAAGTGCGTCTCCACGCTCTGA